In a genomic window of bacterium:
- a CDS encoding GxxExxY protein gives MNENDIGTMVVDCAIAVHRELGPGHLETVYEIVLARELQDRGLKVERQVPLPIQYKNIKFDEGFRADIIVNDKVILEVKSIEKVTAAHKKQVQTYLRLTGCKLGYLLNFGEALMKAGITRCVNGLKE, from the coding sequence ATGAACGAAAATGATATAGGGACAATGGTGGTTGATTGTGCTATTGCCGTGCATCGCGAGCTTGGTCCGGGGCACCTTGAAACCGTGTACGAAATCGTCTTAGCTCGGGAATTGCAGGATCGAGGGCTGAAGGTTGAACGGCAGGTTCCTCTGCCGATCCAGTACAAAAACATCAAGTTTGACGAAGGGTTCCGTGCGGACATCATTGTTAATGACAAGGTTATCCTGGAAGTGAAATCGATTGAGAAGGTGACAGCAGCACATAAGAAGCAGGTACAGACCTATCTGCGACTTACAGGGTGCAAGCTTGGCTATCTGCTCAACTTTGGCGAAGCCCTGATGAAAGCCGGTATTACCCGATGTGTCAATGGCTTGAAAGAATGA
- the purL gene encoding phosphoribosylformylglycinamidine synthase — MILTLQSSLDKQKYYVLEFQTSDRNPAQAPSGPEAAMKSSSGPVPVSGVSSGLDPETLDRIAWLFQARPVSIRTGLFIGPRREMVTPWSTNAVEILKNTGISGIIRAEEFMLVEPSSSSGNQPPDIDPMLQEVYHRIDDQLFAPQIKPVPVRQIEDIAAYNREAGLALSDQEVDYLTSYARKAGRHLTDAELFGFAQANSEHCRHKIFKGKYVLDGQVQQLSLFDWIRQTSLQNPANIVSAYSDNVAFFKGPVVEQFAPDESGRFRVREIESTLSLKAETHNFPTTVCAFPGAATGTGGEIRDRMGGGIGSLPGVGTAGYLTSYARMSDLPWEDALPAREYLYQDPATILIQASNGASDYGNKFGQPLIAGTVTTFEHTTGEVFWGFDKVIMLAGGVGQANIRHAHKKVPARGDRVILLGGDNYRIGIAGGSVSSVNTGEMEKKLELNAVQRANAEMQQRVYRVLRALAEDADHNPVVSLHDHGAGGHFNCFSELLEQCGGVILMDRLPLGDPTLSDLEIIGNESQERMGLIVPESAVERILKIADRERCPCFVVGTCTGDGRLVFQWEDRHALNGEGNNTPVDLDLKFLFGNPPKTETRAETIEVNFPPVTIPEASLEEHLRRVLRLTKVASKEWLTHKADRSVTGLVAQQQTVGPCQLPLSDVAVKALDYTGNHGLALGMGDNPICGLVSPEAGARMSVAEALLNIVFAPLVKGLDSVVLSANWMWPYNQPGEKASLYRAVRALGEVCLGLGIAVPTGKDSLSMSQQYPSGMVVRSPGTVIVTAAGWCDDLTHIVTPDLQRREKTGLAYIPFQKLPDDPSACLGTSSLAQVYNQLGGSAGQVPDLRDPRLFKTCFNTIQMLLGQGLILAGHDVSTGGIITALCEMAFAGNCGLEINFPDNMLFFEGPGVIIQYPIEAQEKILAHFTRAMEFYPIARPDFDDLTIRTQSGSLRVGMEELRRVWQKTSYEMERLQMNPAVADEGFAHFGTPLKSFAFPADFDPMRYPRPAASSSSPLPVRAAIIREKGTNGDREMAYALHMAGFEVRDVTTTDITCGRETLSDIGFIVFCGGFSNSDVLGSARGWAGIFRYNQTARTVLRDFYQRQDTLSLGICNGCQLMTQLNLIYPAYEESKQPKLLPNRSNIFESRFLTVDIAPSPAILLQGLEGSCLGIWVAHGEGRFSFGGSREEYIIPVTYSAPHYPANPNGSQFEAAAICSADGRHLAMMPHPERALFPWQWGYYPPAEKGRHPVTPWVMLFANARNWIQARQGGK, encoded by the coding sequence ATGATTCTGACTTTGCAATCCAGCCTGGACAAGCAAAAGTATTACGTGCTGGAGTTCCAGACATCTGACCGCAACCCTGCCCAGGCTCCTTCCGGGCCAGAGGCAGCAATGAAGTCCTCTTCAGGTCCGGTTCCGGTTTCCGGGGTCTCCTCCGGCCTTGACCCGGAGACTCTGGACCGGATTGCCTGGCTGTTTCAGGCCAGGCCGGTTTCCATCAGAACGGGGTTATTTATCGGCCCCCGCAGGGAAATGGTAACTCCCTGGTCAACGAATGCGGTGGAAATCCTGAAGAACACCGGCATCTCCGGCATCATCAGGGCTGAGGAGTTCATGCTGGTTGAGCCTTCATCCTCATCAGGAAACCAGCCGCCGGACATCGACCCCATGCTTCAGGAAGTATACCACCGGATTGACGATCAGCTCTTTGCCCCGCAGATCAAGCCCGTGCCCGTCCGGCAGATCGAAGATATTGCCGCCTATAACCGGGAAGCGGGCCTGGCCCTTTCCGACCAGGAAGTTGACTACCTGACATCCTATGCCCGGAAAGCGGGCCGCCATCTGACCGATGCCGAGCTGTTCGGCTTTGCTCAGGCCAATTCCGAGCACTGCCGGCACAAGATATTCAAGGGTAAATATGTTCTGGACGGCCAGGTGCAGCAGTTGTCCCTTTTTGACTGGATCCGGCAGACCTCGTTGCAGAATCCGGCCAATATTGTCAGTGCCTATTCGGACAATGTGGCCTTTTTTAAGGGCCCGGTCGTGGAGCAGTTTGCCCCGGATGAATCGGGCCGCTTCAGGGTGCGGGAGATCGAATCGACCTTAAGCCTGAAGGCTGAAACTCACAACTTTCCGACCACGGTCTGTGCCTTTCCCGGCGCTGCCACCGGCACGGGCGGCGAGATCCGCGACCGCATGGGAGGGGGCATCGGTTCTCTCCCCGGCGTTGGCACAGCCGGATATCTCACCTCCTATGCCCGCATGAGTGATCTTCCCTGGGAGGATGCCCTGCCCGCCCGCGAGTATCTCTACCAGGACCCGGCCACGATCCTGATCCAGGCATCCAACGGCGCGTCAGATTATGGCAACAAGTTCGGCCAGCCGCTGATCGCCGGAACGGTCACTACCTTCGAGCACACAACCGGCGAGGTATTCTGGGGTTTCGACAAGGTAATCATGCTGGCCGGAGGCGTGGGCCAGGCCAACATCCGGCATGCCCACAAGAAGGTTCCTGCCAGGGGGGACCGGGTCATCCTGCTGGGAGGGGATAATTACCGGATCGGCATTGCCGGAGGGTCGGTCTCTTCGGTCAACACGGGCGAGATGGAAAAGAAGCTCGAACTGAATGCTGTCCAGCGGGCCAATGCCGAGATGCAGCAGCGGGTTTACCGCGTGCTCCGGGCACTGGCCGAGGATGCTGATCACAATCCGGTTGTTTCCCTGCACGATCATGGTGCAGGCGGCCACTTCAACTGCTTCTCGGAGCTTCTCGAACAGTGCGGCGGCGTTATTCTCATGGACCGGCTGCCCCTGGGTGATCCCACCCTGTCTGACCTCGAGATCATCGGCAACGAATCCCAGGAGCGCATGGGGCTGATCGTTCCGGAATCGGCAGTGGAGCGCATCCTGAAAATCGCCGACCGGGAGCGCTGCCCCTGCTTTGTGGTCGGAACCTGCACCGGAGACGGCAGGCTGGTTTTCCAGTGGGAGGACAGGCATGCTCTGAACGGGGAGGGCAATAATACCCCGGTTGACCTGGACCTGAAGTTTCTCTTTGGCAATCCTCCCAAAACTGAAACCCGGGCCGAAACGATTGAGGTAAACTTCCCTCCGGTCACCATTCCCGAAGCATCCCTTGAGGAGCACCTTCGGCGAGTGCTCCGGCTGACCAAGGTGGCCAGCAAGGAGTGGCTGACCCATAAAGCGGACCGCTCGGTGACCGGCCTTGTGGCCCAGCAGCAGACCGTCGGCCCCTGTCAACTGCCCCTTTCGGATGTGGCTGTCAAGGCCCTTGATTACACGGGAAATCACGGTCTGGCCCTGGGGATGGGAGATAACCCGATCTGCGGTCTGGTCAGCCCCGAAGCCGGAGCGCGGATGTCAGTGGCCGAAGCCCTCCTGAACATCGTCTTTGCACCGTTAGTCAAGGGGCTCGATTCGGTGGTCCTCAGCGCCAACTGGATGTGGCCGTATAACCAGCCTGGAGAAAAGGCCAGTCTCTACCGGGCGGTCCGGGCCCTGGGAGAGGTCTGCCTGGGACTTGGGATCGCCGTGCCGACAGGCAAGGACTCCCTGTCCATGTCCCAGCAATACCCTTCGGGGATGGTGGTCCGCTCTCCCGGAACGGTCATTGTCACCGCAGCCGGATGGTGCGATGACCTTACCCATATCGTTACCCCGGACCTGCAGCGCAGGGAAAAAACCGGCCTGGCCTATATCCCCTTCCAGAAACTTCCCGACGATCCTTCGGCCTGCCTTGGCACCAGCAGCCTGGCCCAGGTGTATAACCAACTGGGCGGCAGCGCTGGCCAGGTGCCCGATCTTCGTGACCCCCGGCTCTTTAAAACCTGTTTCAACACGATCCAGATGCTCCTTGGCCAGGGACTGATCCTGGCCGGGCACGATGTTTCCACTGGAGGCATAATCACTGCCCTGTGCGAGATGGCTTTTGCGGGAAACTGCGGCCTGGAAATCAATTTTCCCGATAATATGCTCTTTTTCGAGGGTCCGGGGGTGATTATTCAATACCCGATCGAGGCCCAGGAAAAGATTCTGGCTCATTTTACCAGGGCGATGGAATTTTACCCGATCGCCCGGCCTGATTTCGATGATCTGACTATCAGGACTCAGAGCGGGAGCCTGCGGGTCGGAATGGAAGAGCTGCGAAGAGTCTGGCAAAAGACTTCCTATGAGATGGAGCGGCTCCAGATGAATCCGGCTGTAGCCGATGAAGGATTTGCCCATTTCGGCACACCGCTGAAAAGTTTTGCCTTTCCGGCTGACTTTGATCCAATGCGCTATCCGCGGCCTGCGGCCTCATCTTCGTCGCCGCTTCCTGTCCGGGCGGCTATTATCAGAGAGAAGGGGACCAACGGAGACCGGGAAATGGCCTACGCCCTGCACATGGCCGGGTTCGAGGTCCGGGACGTCACCACCACCGACATTACCTGTGGACGGGAGACGCTGTCTGATATCGGGTTCATTGTTTTCTGCGGCGGATTTTCCAATTCGGATGTCCTTGGCTCTGCCCGTGGATGGGCAGGCATCTTCCGGTATAACCAGACAGCCCGCACCGTGCTCCGGGACTTCTACCAGCGGCAGGATACCCTGTCCCTGGGCATCTGCAACGGCTGCCAGTTGATGACCCAGCTCAATCTGATCTATCCGGCCTATGAAGAGAGCAAACAGCCGAAACTCCTGCCGAACAGGTCGAATATTTTCGAATCACGGTTCCTGACCGTGGACATAGCTCCCTCCCCGGCCATTCTGCTTCAGGGTCTGGAAGGATCGTGCCTTGGAATCTGGGTAGCTCACGGAGAGGGGAGATTTTCCTTTGGCGGCAGCAGGGAGGAATACATCATTCCGGTTACCTATTCAGCTCCCCATTATCCGGCCAATCCGAACGGTTCACAGTTCGAAGCAGCCGCCATCTGCTCTGCCGACGGCAGGCACCTGGCCATGATGCCCCATCCCGAACGCGCCCTTTTCCCCTGGCAGTGGGGATACTATCCCCCTGCTGAAAAAGGCCGCCATCCGGTTACCCCCTGGGTAATGCTCTTTGCGAATGCCAGGAACTGGATTCAGGCCCGGCAAGGGGGCAAATGA
- a CDS encoding amidohydrolase family protein — protein MIIDVHTHAFPDHIASIAIEKLENSSRTRAYLNGTTADLLKSMDRAGIEIGVVACVATAPAQFNSILSWCQSIASPRLIPLPSVHPESPNVREEVRKIREAGFVGLKLHAEFQSFSLDEERMYPIYEEATNSGLLILFHCGYDISFPDSERSSPDKLAQVHRDFPELPIIASHLGGWRQWDKVLHHLVGKDIYLDTSYTIGYIDKDSLRTILTYHPPNRILFGTDSPWKDQEEEIRLINSLDISSAFKAHILGQNAKELFQIHA, from the coding sequence ATGATTATCGATGTCCACACCCATGCTTTCCCAGATCATATTGCTTCGATAGCCATTGAGAAGTTAGAAAATTCATCCAGGACCAGGGCTTATCTCAATGGGACGACTGCCGATCTGCTCAAGTCTATGGACCGGGCAGGTATCGAAATTGGCGTCGTGGCCTGCGTAGCCACTGCACCGGCTCAGTTCAATTCCATCCTGAGCTGGTGTCAGTCTATAGCCAGTCCCCGGCTTATTCCGCTCCCTTCTGTGCATCCTGAATCCCCGAATGTCAGGGAAGAAGTTCGCAAAATCAGGGAGGCGGGCTTTGTCGGCCTCAAGCTCCATGCTGAATTTCAATCTTTCTCCCTCGATGAGGAGCGGATGTACCCGATTTATGAGGAAGCAACGAACAGCGGCCTTCTGATCCTGTTTCACTGCGGCTATGATATCAGCTTTCCCGATTCTGAACGGAGCAGTCCGGACAAACTGGCCCAGGTCCACAGGGATTTTCCGGAATTGCCAATCATCGCCTCCCACCTGGGAGGGTGGCGGCAGTGGGACAAGGTGCTGCATCATCTCGTCGGCAAGGATATCTATCTGGACACCAGTTATACCATAGGCTATATCGATAAGGATTCACTGCGGACGATTCTCACCTATCATCCGCCAAACAGAATCCTGTTCGGTACGGATTCCCCCTGGAAGGATCAGGAGGAAGAGATCAGGCTGATTAATTCACTGGATATCTCATC